A window of the Plasmodium vivax chromosome 12, whole genome shotgun sequence genome harbors these coding sequences:
- a CDS encoding hypothetical protein, conserved (encoded by transcript PVX_117205A) — translation MDDVQICEDPDWLGHADGLSDELRNFKHLGGTFNKYSVLYDEEDNELKELDRFENMFKEANVCFTHFENIQNDLKRLNELDKNAEEKILESTKMTSEIVEEMNKLKKQKYAIRKKEKMYDQILRQYSLSPLSYNNLTDINVSLNIAFFDDLKQFEYTKENIIKLLNENSTDKISKFYSKHYSKILNKACKKMCLYVIRENSSCYRRISKITNLLLCPISEEKEKRKIMIKNLVQNFSPLTKLCYKIIIENMEYFNICLTNFLHFRIKLLKRNYNHMVSSHGSKIVWRNSSEGELQPIDDSIEIFKKFFSTMYYLITSEDHFFKILLLFNYYYTNVPIPYITAHVENTHNNLYTIIDSLYVPYSHFLDTNLSSYPKRYDTCYELFHIVDMFIFKLKEFQNNCEITQESGAPLRENSFLENYKFNHGKGSQRRNSSLWDLPSGIPDGAQSKRPNEHRTDQTNEEQLLSGEPVSSLNLEYSQKGENIDDVKHGGIAPNVVEDQESLDHAERADGMQHTSNELAIPQPDDAARSSVDDAQTGRSKSELGEKHSGVEKYNCKLLNYTQKIQKNIENEFIAVWQKDVVTFYLSKITKVDEPNHFDNTLSVVKKIFSALNNVYSIYRRNSTLFGSQSNEQNFQNVLDITINPLINNSLKNKNQNVESDYIFIINIFTFIQENVKMFEGSSKYCDLLGIIMNEKMEKVLELENKNLLTFLKLDKIKKGEENNIKEIKLILENFYKFAFSEKFNDFHVVNKIQSSQVRKDMQLAIFNNIHKEYVHLYELYSKKVNMLYSPEQIKDVLLKNLSVI, via the exons ATGGATGACGTACAGATATGTGAAGACCCTGACTGGTTGGGGCACGCAGATGGGCTAAGTGACGAGCTGAGGAACTTCAAACATTTGGGGGGCACATTCAACAAGTACAGCGTTCTGTACGATGAGGAAGATAACGAGTTGAAAGAACTAGATCGATTCGAGAACATGTTCAAGGAGGCAAATGTGTGCTTCACACATTTCGAGAATATTCAAAATGACTTAAAGAGACTTAACGAGTTAGACAAAAATGCGGAAGAGAAAATCTTGGAGAGCACCAAAATGACAAGCGAAATTGTGGAGGAAATGAACAAactgaagaagcaaaaatatgctattaggaagaaagaaaaaatgtacgaCCAAATTTTAAGGCAATACAGCTTAAGTCCCCTAAGCTATAACAATTTGACGGACATAAATGTTTCGCTAaatattgcattttttgaTGACTTAAAGCAATTTGAGTACACCAaggaaaacataataaaGCTGCTAAACGAAAATTCAACTGACAAGataagtaaattttattcGAAGCATTACAGCAAGATATTGAATAAGgcgtgcaaaaaaatgtgcctttATGTGATCAGAGAGAATAGCAGTTGTTACAGGAGGATAagtaaaattacaaatttgttGCTGTGCCCCATTtcggaagaaaaggagaagagaaaaattatgataaaaaatttagttcagaatttctcccccttgacaaaattgtgctataaaattattatcgAAAATATGGAGTACTTCAACATCTGTCTCAccaattttttgcactttAGAATAAAGTTGCTCAAAAGAAATTACAACCATATGGTTAGCAGTCATGGGAGTAAGATTGTATGGAGGAACAGCTCAGAAGGGGAGCTCCAGCCCATAGATGATTCGatagaaatatttaaaaagttctTTTCAACCATGTACTACTTGATAACGTCGGAGGAtcacttcttcaaaattCTGCTTCTGttcaattattattataccaACGTACCCATCCCCTACATTACTGCCCACGTGGAAAATACGCATAACAATTTGTACACGATAATTGACTCCTTGTATGTCCCGTACAGCCATTTTTTAGACACAAATTTGAGTAGCTACCCGAAGAGATACGACACATGCTATGAACTGTTTCACATTGTagatatgttcatttttaaactGAAAGAATTTCAAAACAACTGCGAAATTACGCAAGAG AGTGGAGCCCCTCTCCGGGAAAATTCATTCttagaaaattataaatttaatcaTGGAAAGGGAAGCCAAAGGAGGAACTCCAGTTTGTGGGACCTCCCCAGCGGCATCCCAGATGGTGCCCAGAGTAAACGTCCGAACGAGCACCGAACCGATCAGACGAACGAAGAACAGTTGTTAAGCGGTGAACCAGTCAGCAGCCTAAACTTGGAATAttctcaaaagggggaaaatatagACGATGTCAAACATGGGGGGATTGCCCCAAATGTGGTTGAAGATCAAGAATCTCTGGACCACGCTGAACGTGCAGACGGAATGCAGCACACCTCGAACGAACTCGCCATTCCACAGCCGGATGACGCGGCGAGAAGCAGCGTGGACGATGCCCAAACAGGCAGGAGTAAAAGCGAGTTAGGCGAAAAACACAGCGGGGTAGAAAAATACAACTGCAAGCTGCTAAActatacacaaaaaatacaaaaaaatatagaaaacgAATTCATCGCGGTGTGGCAAAAAGACGTTGTCACCTTCTACCTTAGTAAAATCACCAAAGTGGACGAACCCAACCATTTTGACAACACACTGTCagtcgtaaaaaaaatattcagtGCCTTAAATAATGTATACTCTATATACAGAAGAAATAGTACCCTATTTGGCTCCCAAAGCAACGagcaaaattttcaaaacgTCCTTGACATCACAATCAACCCCCTAATAAATAACTccttgaaaaataaaaatcaaaatgtagaaagcgattacatatttattataaatatatttacctttatacaagaaaatgtaaaaatgtttgaAGGCTCCTCTAAGTACTGCGATTTGCTGGGTATAAttatgaatgaaaaaatggaaaaagttTTGGAgctagaaaataaaaatttattaaccTTCTTAAAGTTagacaaaattaagaaaggggaggaaaataaCATAAAGGAGATAAAactcattttggaaaatttttataaatttgcTTTTTCGGAAAAGTTTAATGATTTCCATGTGGTGAACAAAATACAATCAAGTCAAGTCAGAAAGGATATGCAGTTGGCCATATTTAACAACATACATAAGGAGTATGTACACCTGTACGAACTGTATTCCAAAAAGGTTAATATGCTTTATTCGCCCGAGCAAATAAAGGATgtccttttgaaaaatttgtCAGTTATATGA
- a CDS encoding hypothetical protein, conserved (encoded by transcript PVX_117210A), whose product MLHKGETHAMLQLLRSGRNGTFNIFSNVYERGGNKIFLRTYITATRHMDDSCIVKRNGLFAPIINPSKKDIHIFKTNLRKCFSTTNGNANGLSEQYAKNDVSILQNSNVIILFNKNEKETVGQKLYRYLDITGFLTRYNSRKEWILDLEPYSRLTTVMLTEYERKLMIFLKFHVYFLFVTCVYLWYHAQVHFTMKPPCPKPYAYGHLDGRKRDFTWHGKLFFIYPKMRCKECRWLDVQCKKECFEKLKQEGHKFFINNGDPLSVPKTVLYPSHFH is encoded by the coding sequence ATGCTGCATAAGGGCGAGACGCATGCAATGCTACAACTTttaagaagtggaagaaatggcacgtttaacattttttcaaatgtttACGAAAGAGGTGGAAACAAAATATTCCTAAGGACATACATAACGGCTACCCGTCACATGGATGACAGCTGCATTGTTAAGCGCAATGGATTATTTGCCCCCATCATAAATCCCAGCAAGAAGGACATCCACATTTTCAAAACGAATTTGAGAAAATGCTTTTCAACAACGAATGGAAATGCTAATGGCTTATCGGAgcaatatgcaaaaaatgatgtgTCAATTCTACAAAACTCCAATGTGATCATCctctttaataaaaatgaaaaagaaacagtAGGGCAGAAGCTATATAGGTATTTAGACATAACCGGATTTTTGACAAGGTATAATAGTAGGAAGGAATGGATCCTCGATTTAGAGCCCTATTCTAGATTAACCACAGTCATGCTAACTGAATATGAAAGGAAAttgatgatatttttaaagtttcATGTTTATTTCTTGTTCGTAACTTGCGTATACTTGTGGTACCATGCACAGGTCCATTTTACAATGAAGCCTCCGTGTCCCAAGCCTTATGCATATGGACATTTGgatggaagaaaaagagactTTACTTGGCATGGGaagctattttttatttatcccAAGATGAGGTGTAAGGAATGTCGTTGGCTCGATGTTCAATGTAAGAAAGAATGCtttgaaaaattgaaacagGAGGGGCataagttttttataaacaatgGGGACCCCCTTTCCGTACCGAAGACTGTTTTGTATCCATCTCATTTTCACTAA